Proteins encoded in a region of the Thunnus thynnus chromosome 8, fThuThy2.1, whole genome shotgun sequence genome:
- the pcsk9 gene encoding proprotein convertase subtilisin/kexin type 9, with amino-acid sequence MRRTSVWIGLVLCLCASLAASAQDYPEDDEMILDLIREDGTQPETGAEPAAEFLRCSKAAWRVPGQYLVMLHQGTHESHVQRTIRRLRAKAARRGYLVEILQTYSGPLRGFLVKMSSDVLHLAVMLPHVQYIEEDSSIFAQSAPWNLQRLLQPLGSTLENATYRPPNDGGLAEVYLMDGSVQSSHREVEGRVVITDFNNVPEEDGVRVHRQASQCDSHGTHMAGVVSGSDSGVARGTGVNLVRVLNCQGKGTVSGALAGMEYIRATLLARPVNAVIILLPFIGGFSRSLNAACRDMVANGAVVIAAAGNYRDDACLYSPASEPEVITVGAVNSADQLMSQGAGGSNFGRCVDLFAPGDDIVSASSDCSTCFTSRSGTSQAAAHAAGIAAVILSSNQNASPVQVLQVMLHYSISNKINLLPLSETHHLTTPNLLAAMPPANNTTSGELLCRSVWSERSGVTNTDKTISRCRQGEEMMGCSSYAPDGVRVGETVAVNSGQMECVAYNGPGGKGVYAVARCCVKSGLQCQVHASREPGQDAECDGLQHHLSGCTSRSTAEILSDSRPHHGDRRRCVVKEEVTSHAVCCHAPSLECNLLENISADKEQVEVSCPSGWTLTDCSAVSQGSAILGPVARGNSCHVRTATGADGAAGIAVCCRIRPPEQPTTTPH; translated from the exons ATGCGTCGCACCTCAGTCTGGATTGGCTTGGTGCTGTGTTTGTGCGCATCTTTGGCCGCGAGCGCGCAGGACTACCCCGAGGACGACGAGATGATCCTGGATCTGATCCGTGAGGACGGGACTCAACCTGAAACCGGAGCCGAACCCGCTGCTGAGTTTCTCAGGTGCAGCAAG GCGGCGTGGCGCGTGCCCGGTCAGTACCTGGTCATGCTGCATCAGGGGACGCACGAGTCTCATGTCCAGAGGACCATCAGGAGGCTGAGAGCCAAAGCAGCCAGGAGAGGCTACCTGGTGGAGATCCTGCAGACCTACTCTGGACCTCTGCGCGGCTTCCTGGTCAAGATGAGCAGCGACGTCCTTCATCTG GCGGTGATGCTCCCTCATGTCCAATATATAGAAGAGGACTCATCCATCTTTGCTCAGAGCGCCCCTTGGAACCTTCAGAGGTTACTGCAGCCTCTTGGTAGCACCTTGGAGAACGCAACATACAGGCCACCCA ATGATGGAGGGTTGGCGGAGGTGTATCTGATGGATGGCAGTGTTCAGAGTTCTCACAGAGAGGTTGAAGGACGAGTGGTCATCACAGACTTCAATAACGTCCCTGAGGAGGATGGAGTCAGAGTCCATAGACAG GCCAGCCAGTGTGacagtcacggcacacacatggCTGGGGTTGTGAGTGGGTCAGACTCAGGTGTTGCTCGGGGCACTGGTGTCAACCTGGTCCGTGTGCTCAACTGTCAGGGGAAGGGGACTGTGTCAGGAGCTCTGGCAG gcATGGAGTATATCCGAGCGACTTTACTGGCCCGTCCGGTGAATGCTGTTATCATTCTGCTGCCTTTCATCGGAGGCTTCAGCCGATCATTAAACGCAGCCTGTCGGGACATGGTGGCTAACGGAGCCGTGGTCATCGCAGCAGCGGGGAACTACAGAGATGACGCCTGCCTCTACTCGCCTGCTTCAGAGCCTGAG GTCATCACAGTCGGGGCAGTAAACTCAGCCGACCAGCTCATGTCACAGGGAGCAGGTGGCAGCAACTTTGGCCGCTGCGTTGATCTGTTTGCGCCTGGTGATGACATTGTTAGTGCCAGTAGTGACTGCAGCACCTGTTTTACCTCCCGAAGTGGAACCTCCCAGGCAGCTGCACACGCTGctg GTATAGCAGCAGTGATCCTGTCGTCCAATCAGAACGCGTCACCGGTGCAGGTCCTGCAGGTGATGCTGCACTATTCCATCAGCAACAAAATCAaccttctccctctgtctgaaACACATCATCTCACTACTCCAAACCTGCTGGCAGCTATGCCTCCTGCCAACAACACAACAA GTGGGGAGCTTCTGTGTCGGTCAGTGTGGTCAGAGAGGTCAGGGGTCACGAACACGGACAAGACTATCAGTCGCTGTCGTCAGGGGGAGGAGATGATGGGCTGCAGCAGCTACGCTCCTGACGGTGTACGCGTGGGAGAAACTGTTGCT GTGAACAGCGGGCAGATGGAGTGTGTTGCCTATAATGGTCCTGGGGGTAAAGGTGTGTATGCTGTGGCCCGTTGCTGTGTGAAGAGTGGTCTACAGTGCCAGGTCCATGCTAGTCGTGAGCCTGGGCAAGATGCTGAGTGTGACGGCCTGCAACACCACCTGTCTG GCTGTACATCTCGGTCCACTGCTGAGATCTTGTCAGACTCACGTCCACATCACGGTGATCGGAGGCGTTGCGTGGTGAAAGAAGAGGTGACATCACATGCGGTGTGCTGCCATGCTCCGTCTTTGGAGTGCAACTTGTTGGAAAACATATCAGCTGATAAAGAGCag GTCGAGGTGTCCTGTCCCTCTGGCTGGACTCTGACCGACTGTAGTGCTGTCTCACAGGGCTCTGCTATCTTGGGGCCAGTTGCTAGGGGCAACAGTTGCCATGTCCGCACCGCCACAGGAGCAGATGGGGCAGCTGGCATCGCTGTCTGCTGTCGCATCAGACCACCAGAGCAGCCCACCACAACTCCtcactga